A window of the Trichoderma asperellum chromosome 4, complete sequence genome harbors these coding sequences:
- a CDS encoding uncharacterized protein (TransMembrane:9 (o328-349i370-391o439-466i487-509o521-540i600-624o636-654i699-724o752-775i)~EggNog:ENOG41) has product MARNNHQGQDPLRDPWAGPHPDHHLTHKVSGLSDTGDRDFDPVLRGRESMVSIDSEYDQRMSVVSSPNAYGSQTYSPASPWSGSFSYSGAGGGYAPVPGQPSQPTRTLSKGRKPSYSAVHQTVPESIREEEPYDLPLLASAAAMGISKPASRGRYAAINEEDDDHDAVPAFDFTATLGPLGAHDDEFIKKLQEEESRGHLTGGIGQGFRAGSQVRSGELLSSPVSAQPGFARSFSIRNASKRLNRSETLRHMGQDEANRRGEVIEVIMEEPVGADLSNIEGPNISSGGLRQTTYSSYSSASSIAEKGKEKTTQTFYPECNWKPFSMRWPYLLSLILLSVALAVMQEVLFQMHKKDPLVKFTSPDQVEQGLYFVIKFAPTLLAVIYGVLWQFTDFEVRRLEAFYQLSKEGGAVASESLNIDYVTSVNLYRPFKALWKGHYAVAVSAIATLLAVSLVPTFAAAAVVLTPNRDARMADPNGYKDLNFNSVWSRLLTSTLAVIAVLGCILFYLLQTRKSGLMSDVRGIAGLASMAVVSHILMDFKDMDTASPRDIHNKLKYNRYTLLNSSLAPSEFNSSYLNAVTSNEKHKYDDFDLPTNPHPILLRGAGIIPMIIGILLFTGFIPVFLFTPAEVVTNKAPFVVTIMAVIVKMAWGGMETGVRMMEPYYILSKRHAPAKTLLLDYTALPFGYMPLRALLNGHFLVFFVGFGSIMAEFLTILVAGLATVDGHDFLLTWNTTDKAWEVNSGTETVKSFYVSVGLSLFILLYMVVVALVVFFRRRHAFLPRQPNTIASVLAYIHQSKMLYDFVGTEKFTASQVRQKLGEYKVYGLGWFVGRDGQKHCGVDQEELISNYKHGISLKEGTQPWNMQWDVL; this is encoded by the coding sequence ATGGCTCGTAATAACCATCAGGGCCAAGATCCCCTCAGAGATCCCTGGGCGGGGCCACACCCAGACCATCATCTCACGCACAAAGTCTCCGGCCTGTCTGACACTGGCGATCGTGATTTCGACCCAGTGCTGCGAGGGCGGGAATCCATGGTATCGATAGATTCCGAATATGACCAGCGTATGTCTGTGGTGTCTTCCCCAAACGCATACGGTTCTCAGACCTACTCGCCAGCCTCCCCATGGTCTGGCTCTTTTTCGTACTCCGGCGCCGGTGGGGGATATGCTCCCGTGCCTGGACAACCCAGCCAGCCTACGAGAACTTTGTCCAAGGGTCGTAAGCCGAGCTATTCTGCAGTACACCAAACGGTACCCGAGAGCAtaagggaagaagagccatATGATCTGCCACTGCTCGCGTCGGCAGCCGCCATGGGCATATCCAAACCAGCGTCGCGAGGAAGATATGCCGCCATaaacgaagaggatgatgatcaTGACGCTGTGCCAGCATTTGATTTCACAGCAACTCTGGGGCCGCTGGGCGCACACGATGATGAGTTCATCAAGAAGTTACAAGAGGAGGAGTCAAGGGGGCACTTAACTGGAGGTATAGGTCAGGGATTCCGAGCCGGCTCTCAGGTACGCAGCGGCGAGCTTTTGTCGTCGCCCGTTTCTGCTCAGCCCGGCTTTGCTCGATCATTCTCAATCCGAAACGCAAGCAAACGCCTGAATCGCTCCGAGACGCTGCGTCACATGGGCCAAGACGAGGCCAACCGTCGCGGCGAGGTCATCGAAGTCATCATGGAAGAGCCGGTGGGCGCCGACCTGAGCAACATTGAAGGACCCAACATTTCTTCTGGTGGGCTGCGACAAACGACATACTCATCATACTCGTCGGCATCCAGTATCGCGGAGAAGgggaaggagaagacgaCTCAGACTTTCTACCCAGAGTGCAACTGGAAGCCATTCTCCATGCGATGGCCCTATCTACTGTCGTTGATTCTCCTCTCGGTAGCGTTGGCCGTTATGCAGGAGGTCCTCTTCCAAATGCACAAAAAGGACCCTCTCGTCAAGTTTACATCTCCGGACCAAGTAGAGCAGGGCCTCTACTTTGTCATCAAATTCGCGCCCACGCTGCTGGCCGTCATATACGGCGTTCTATGGCAGTTTACCGACTTTGAAGTCCGGCGTCTGGAGGCCTTCTATCAGCTATCCAAAGAAGGCGGCGCTGTGGCCTCCGAGTCGCTCAACATCGACTACGTGACCAGCGTCAACCTCTACCGGCCATTCAAAGCCCTATGGAAGGGCCACTATGCCGTCGCAGTGTCAGCCATCGCCACCCTTCTCGCCGTGTCGCTGGTGCCGACgtttgccgccgctgcagTTGTGCTCACGCCGAACCGAGATGCGCGCATGGCCGATCCAAACGGATACAAGGATCTCAACTTCAATTCGGTATGGTCACGGCTCCTGACATCGACGCTGGCAGTAATTGCCGTGCTGGGCTGTATCCTCTTTTATCTCCTCCAGACACGCAAATCCGGCCTCATGTCCGACGTCCGGGGAATCGCTGGTCTCGCATCTATGGCGGTGGTGAGCCACATTCTCATGGACTTCAAGGACATGGATACGGCTTCCCCCCGCGACATCCATAACAAGCTCAAGTACAACCGCTATACCCTGTTGAACTCGTCTCTTGCGCCTAGCGAATTTAATTCGTCATATCTGAATGCAGTGACTTCTAATGAGAAGCACAAGTATGACGACTTTGACCTGCCCACAAACCCCCACCCGATTCTGCTTCGTGGAGCGGGCATCATTCCCATGATTATTGGAATTCTTCTATTCACCGGGTTCATTCCCGTGTTCTTGTTTACACCCGCTGAAGTTGTGACGAACAAGGCACCATTTGTCGTCACCATCATGGCCGTCATCGTCAAAATGGCCTGGGGCGGCATGGAGACGGGCGTTCGGATGATGGAGCCGTATTACATCCTCTCCAAGAGGCACGCGCCCGccaagacgctgctgctggattaCACGGCGCTGCCCTTTGGCTACATGCCGTTGCGGGCGCTCTTGAATGGCCATTTTCTCGTGTTCTTTGTCGGATTCGGCAGCATCATGGCTGAGTTCCTGACTATCCTCGTGGCGGGTCTGGCTACCGTTGACGGGCACGATTTCCTCCTGACCTGGAATACCACAGACAAGGCTTGGGAGGTCAATTCTGGCACGGAGACAGTCAAGTCCTTTTACGTATCCGTCGGGCTGTCGCTCTTTATCCTGCTCTACATGGTGGTAGTTGcgctcgtcgtcttcttccgtcGGCGACACGCCTTCCTGCCACGGCAGCCCAACACCATTGCCTCGGTGCTGGCGTATATCCACCAGAGCAAGATGCTCTACGATTTTGTAGGCACAGAGAAGTTCACCGCATCGCAGGTGCGGCAGAAGCTGGGCGAATACAAAGTGTACGGCCTGGGATGGTTTGTGGGACGGGATGGGCAGAAGCACTGCGGCGTGGATCAGGAGGAGCTGATTAGCAATTATAAGCACGGCATCAGTTTGAAGGAGGGGACTCAGCCGTGGAACATGCAGTGGGATGTTTTATAa
- a CDS encoding uncharacterized protein (EggNog:ENOG41~TransMembrane:7 (n4-15c24/25o336-358i390-411o417-437i479-499o505-525i537-557o563-596i)~SECRETED:SignalP(1-24)), with product MRSFLRAPLAVLAMLGMTASPVAAEKMLLSNSLNLCQQDSSLQASLFNVVYTPGNNSASVTMVATSSVQGKVKFDVEASAYGYTFLRQTLDPCDLGLAGLCPMVADKLSFGFNLPVSKSASDNIPGIAYQVPDLDATVRVRVNLTGTGETIACVEADISNGKTVNLLGVKWATAVIAGLALVSSAIINGLGHSNTAAHVAANSLALFGYFQSQAIVGLTGVRLPPIVAAWTQDFQWSMGIIRVGFMQTIFTWYQRATGGTPSTLFDSLTTVSVEVQKRSLQVARAGLDLAKRSVAMMPKSALTLFKRGNITTGSGSYVVFGIQRVAFKAGIESTNLFLTGLVFFWLFGLFTAGAVVAFKGLLELLGKRGLIKADRFEDFRNGWITVLKGILFRVCLIGFPQMVILCLWEFTQVDSPAEVLLAVIFFFGTLFTLCWGASKVIRLARRSIAMHRNPAYILYSDPQALNKWGFLYVQFRASAYYFIIPVLFYTLIKGMFIALAQRSGVTQAISLIIIEAGFLIAGSVLRPWMDKSTNSINIAISVVNFINAIFLFIFTNVIDVPLLVVGVVGVVLFVLNAVMSLVLILMVIFSTALSLIRKNPDARYQFMSDDRASFMKSQSQLNATTELDALAATARGDKLGYKAAFDNESLESSDIRKNNEASGSYSISATESQNSFYPGAQPHAPVPLFPAQRGASPLRESVVNPQASGVSLAQQRTHTASPASGHRSQHNASPWQRGAGYDH from the exons ATGCGGTCGTTCCTGAGAGCGCCGCTGGCCGTGTTGGCCATGCTCGGCATGACAGCGTCGCCCGTCGCGGCAGAGAAAATGCTCTTGTCCAACTCGCTCAACCTCTGCCAGCAGGACTCCAGTTTGCAGGCCAGTCTGTTTAATGTCGTCTACACGCCTGGCAACAACTCGGCCAGTGTCACCATGGTGGCCACCTCATCGGTGCAAGGCAAGGTCAAATTCGACGTTGAGGCGTCTGCGTACGGCTACACCTTTCTCAGACAGACGCTTGACCCTTGCGACCTTGGTCTCGCCGGTCTCTGCCCTATGGTTGCCGACAAGCTCTCTTTTGGCTTCAACTTACCCGTCAGCAAGTCTGCCTCTGACAACATTCCCGGTATTGCCTACCAGGTGCCTGATTTGGATGCCACCGTCAGGGTTCGCGTCAACTTGACCGGCACCGGCGAGACTATTGCCTGTGTTGAAGCCGACATTTCCAATGGGAAAACCGTCAACCTTCTTGGCGTCAAGTGGGCCACTGCTGTCATCGCTGGGTTGGCCCTCGTTTCGTCGGCCATCATCAATGGGCTGGGACATTCCAACACTGCTGCTCACGTCGCTGCCAATTCTCTGGCGCTTTTCGGCTACTTCCAGTCCCAAGCTATTGTCGGCCTGACTGGCGTCCGCCTCCCGCCCATTGTGGCGGCTTGGACCCAAGACTTCCAGTGGTCCATGGGCATCATTCGCGTAGGCTTCATGCAGACCATCTTCACTTGGTATCAGCGCGCTACTGGCGGCACGCCTTCTACCCTCTTCGACTCTCTCACTACAGTCTCTGTCGAGGTTCAAAAGCGAAGTCTTCAGGTCGCTCGTGCCGGATTGGACCTGGCCAAGCGCAGCGTGGCCATGATGCCCAAGTCTGCTCTCACTCTTTTCAAGCGCGGCAACATCACTACCGGTTCCGGAAGCTACGTCGTTTTTGGCATCCAGCGTGTTGCCTTCAAGGCTGGCATCGAATCCACCAACCTGTTCTTGACTGGCTTGGTCTTCTTTTGGCTCTTTGGTCTCTTCACTGCGGGCGCTGTTGTCGCATTCAAGGGCTTGCTCGAGCTGCTCGGCAAACGGGGACTTATCAAGGCTGACCGCTTTGAAGACTTCCGAAATGGGTGGATCACCGTGCTCAAGGGCATTCTTTTCCGTGTTTGTCTGATTGGTTTCCCCCAGATGGTCATCCTTTGCCTGTGGGAATTCACTCAGGTCGACTCACCCGCCGAGGTTCTTCTTGCcgtcattttcttcttcggtaCGCTCTTTACCCTGTGCTGGGGCGCCAGCAAGGTTATCCGCCTCGCCCGACGCTCAATCGCCATGCACCGCAACCCAGCTTATATCTTGTACTCGGACCCTCAGGCTCTCAACAAATGGGGTTTCCTCTATGTTCAGTTCCGTGCTTCAGCGTATTACTTCATCATTCCGGTTCTTTTCTATACCCTTATCAAGGGAATGTTTATTGCACTGGCTCAGCGCAGCGGCGTTACCCAGGCCATcagtctcatcatcatcgaagcCGGGTTCCTTATTGCAGGCTCTGTCCTTCGTCCCTGGATGGATAAGAGCACCAACTCCATCAACATCGCCATCTCCGTAGTCAACTTCATCAATGccattttcctcttcatcttcaccaaCGTGATCGATGTTCCTCTATTGGTTGTTGGCGTCGTCGGTGTCGTTCTCTTCGTCTTGAATGCAGTCATGTCCTTGGTCTTGATCCTCATGGTCATTTTCTCCACTGCCCTCTCGTTGATCCGCAAGAACCCGGATGCGCGATACCAGTTCATGTCCGACGACCGTGCATCCTTCATGAAATCACAATCGCAGCTGAACGCTACTACAGAGCTCGATGCTCTGGCTGCTACGGCTCGAGGCGATAAGCTTGGCTACAAGGCTGCATTTGATAACGAGTCCCTGGAGTCGTCTGACATTCGAAAGAACAATGAAGCATCTGGCTCTTATAGCATCTCTGCTACAGAGTCCCAGAATTCTTTCTATCCCGGAGCTCAGCCTCACGCCCCGGTTCCCCTTTTTCCAGCCCAACGCGGTGCCAGCCCGCTGCGAGAGAGCGTGGTGAATCCACAAGCATCTGGCGTTTCTTTGGCGCAACAGCGAACGCACACTGCTAGTCCAGCAAGTGGGCATCGGTCGCAACACAATGCTAG CCCCTGGCAACGTGGTGCAGGTTATGACCACTAG
- a CDS encoding uncharacterized protein (EggNog:ENOG41), with protein sequence MAFWAAQFRIESAVDRDPNMYCLGPDGLPSDASNDLFGQFMNFDGDVAPETPIDDCHSGNPDSFFMNPAAMVTASSVVSSADEFDFFSTSSRLGTATSAASHGVDASELAFRVAADPATGGTHHQLGYLGRKSMSDTELQRLEDISLRSPQKHSSVSHTTSPTPPNTTRKPKKFVEALSSTIRKATTSLGRKSRKQQQQQQLPIERAASPTLEHPPMAIKSRASRMHSIAQSSMSSVSHESPSPMAYDPNTSTFIHGFCDDPFAEQPRAYHSPSMQYYNHGSMDPTPVHGSTRRIKSEQQLYQGPPSMMASTATVDAASQMQQQQQQQGGWQQQMMTSTAPDQWGGPEYMTSQDSAWWDLSMNASVNQAMHSQHGELPYEYAPLPDASAAGLMIHMPQPRPSQPGVVNDIALTAQTYLPPPPPIPGAERCSRPPRAPSSGTRHRNMSSSPMRKTRGPSASPTQAHSQMRNQSRHSSTGSISSVRSTSGRGPGSAPNTPGGVRKRRSRDAGGGGIIGGGSGGGGGGGGISLGGDGLGFVNFTPNDGNILMTGVAPSGSSKTKARREKEAQEKRRRLSEAAMKAVAAAGGDVDKLIQEGFVF encoded by the coding sequence ATGGCTTTTTGGGCGGCGCAGTTCCGAATTGAGTCTGCCGTCGATAGGGATCCCAACATGTACTGTTTAGGCCCGGATGGACTACCGTCCGACGCATCAAACGACCTTTTTGGGCAGTTTATGAACTTTGACGGCGATGTAGCTCCTGAGACTCCCATCGATGATTGCCACAGCGGCAATCCGGATTCGTTCTTCATGAACCCTGCGGCCATGGTCACTGCCTCTTCGGTTGTCTCATCCGCAGACGAATTCGATTTCTTTTCCACAAGCTCCCGCCTTGGCACTGCTACGTCTGCGGCGAGTCATGGAGTTGACGCTTCTGAGCTTGCTTTCAGAGTAGCTGCCGATCCGGCTACTGGCGGAACACATCATCAGCTTGGCTATCTCGGCCGCAAGTCCATGTCGGACACTGAGCTGCAACGCCTTGAAGACATCTCCCTTCGCTCGCCGCAAAAGCATTCTTCTGTCTCACATACAACATCTCCCACGCCGCCAAACACTACTAGGAAACCAAAGAAATTCGTCGAGGCACTATCTTCTACTATCCGCAAGGCAACTACCAGTCTGGGAAGGAAGAGcagaaagcagcagcagcagcagcagctccctATTGAGAGGGCAGCGTCTCCTACACTGGAGCATCCTCCCATGGCCATCAAGTCTCGCGCATCACGAATGCACAGCATAGCTCAGAGCAGCATGAGCAGCGTCTCACATGAGAGTCCATCGCCTATGGCGTATGACCCCAACACATCGACCTTTATTCATGGCTTCTGCGATGACCCGTTTGCTGAGCAGCCAAGGGCATATCATTCTCCAAGTATGCAGTACTACAATCATGGCAGCATGGATCCTACGCCAGTGCATGGTTCTACCCGCCGCATCAAgagcgagcagcagctgtaccAGGGGCCTCCAAGTATGATGGCATCTACTGCTACCGTCGATGCCGCTTCCCagatgcaacagcagcagcagcagcaaggcggcTGGCAACAGCAGATGATGACTTCCACCGCACCAGATCAATGGGGTGGCCCGGAATATATGACGAGCCAAGACTCAGCCTGGTGGGATCTCAGCATGAACGCCAGCGTCAACCAAGCAATGCATTCGCAGCATGGGGAGCTGCCCTACGAATATGCGCCCTTACCAGACGCAAGTGCGGCCGGTCTCATGATTCACATGCCACAGCCTCGGCCCTCCCAGCCAGGGGTCGTCAATGACATCGCGCTCACCGCGCAGACATATCTACCGCCGCCACCCCCTATCCCAGGAGCAGAGCGCTGCAGTCGGCCACCGCGAGCGCCCTCTTCCGGGACTCGGCATCGAAACATGTCTTCTTCCCCCATGCGCAAAACCCGCGGCCCTTCCGCCTCCCCCACGCAAGCGCACTCCCAGATGCGCAATCAGTCCCGACACAGCTCCACAGGATCCATCTCCTCCGTCCGCAGCACCTCCGGCCGGGGACCCGGGTCCGCGCCGAATACGCCGGGAGGAGTCCGCAAGCGCAGATCGCGAGATGCAGGAGGAGGCGGTATCATCGGCGGTGGGagtggaggcggcggcggcggcggcggcatcagCCTGGGAGGCGACGGGCTGGGCTTCGTCAACTTCACGCCAAATGACGGAAACATCCTGATGACGGGCGTGGCGCCGAGTGGCAGCTCGAAGACGAAGGCTCggagggagaaggaggcgcaggagaagaggaggagactgAGTGAGGCGGCGATGAAGGCCGTGGCTGCGGCGGGAGGGGACGTGGATAAACTGATACAAGAGGGCTTTGTGTTTTAA
- a CDS encoding uncharacterized protein (EggNog:ENOG41), translating into MQPQGASSLADASEMMLPQLPPMEGTLPIDDADAALEQASMPRPRARERHYRSRSSLAMEVLSRRMSRQTLLQQHQSRLTSPPMGDNAALDSSPDDMAMEMDLDDASPFMPVPPSAQRVRPSRRFLSLSLAQVSPIAPETTIDPEVASRVLARMQADTQPAISPAQPSGRSNLVPAIEIDAAEQADDGEADEGYSEGPDEYPWLGEKLAGSLRSQGLLSFTTSAEAAMRCPKLVRNVPRMRKRSHKKKEHRLRTLREPTCVGGELSQLQTPAENAIAATETEAAPSLPLP; encoded by the coding sequence ATGCAGCCCCAGGGTGCCTCGAGCCTCGCCGATGCCAGCGAGATGATGCTGCCTCAGCTGCCGCCCATGGAGGGCACTCTGCCCATTGATGACGCTGATGCAGCCCTGGAGCAGGCCTCGATGCCCCGGCCCAGGGCCCGTGAGCGACACTATCGAAGCCGCAGCAGTCTCGCCATGGAGGTGCTTTCTCGACGCATGAGCCGCCAGACTCTGCTGCAGCAACACCAATCCCGACTAACGTCACCGCCCATGGGCGACAATGCCGCGTTGGACAGCAGCCCGGACGACATGGCCATGGAGATGGACCTCGATGACGCCTCCCCCTTCATGCCTGTGCCACCGTCAGCCCAGCGCGTCCGCCCGTCGCGGCGCTTCCTGTCACTATCGCTTGCCCAGGTCTCCCCAATTGCCCCAGAGACAACCATCGACCCGGAGGTCGCCTCCAGAGTGCTGGCCCGGATGCAGGCCGACACACAGCCTGCTATCAGCCCGGCCCAGCCATCGGGGCGCTCGAACTTGGTGCCAGCCATCGAGATCGACGCTGCCGAGCAGGCAGACGATGGGGAGGCCGACGAGGGCTACAGCGAGGGGCCAGACGAGTATCCCTGGCTGGGTGAGAAGCTCGCCGGCAGCCTGAGGAGCCAAGGCCTCCTCAGCTTCACCACCTCTGCCGAGGCCGCCATGCGCTGCCCCAAACTCGTGCGCAACGTGCCTCGCATGCGCAAGAGGTcgcacaagaagaaggagcacAGACTGCGCACGTTGAGAGAGCCCACATGCGTCGGCGGCGAGTTGAGTCAACTGCAGACTCCCGCAGAgaatgccattgctgctaCCGAGACAGAGGCAGCACCATCTCTCCCTCTGCCTTGA
- a CDS encoding uncharacterized protein (EggNog:ENOG41~SECRETED:SignalP(1-19)), translating into MFPPHLIFVFFILASPVAGLPILSSKATAPINSQPVILQQEGDEDSSPNSRPATLHNEYKELLFNPRPVLGHKDSGQSLFSRGMQNIDQTWMVLINATPYTWKRGYIHQYQMPDWLDDCPEYILPGQSISVWIQPAEGFFNWRDSGADVEYRLVGTSKPTSFMLRFSNTYPSSLKIEFQDELFSLNNLKDSKHDLGVNKFPGGSAFILAGKEGEFITNDPPIDWMQAMLPELADVPLRNILLPRSHHSGMWKSFQRVGFGQPSNTQTQSIHLRHQLGNGGIRVLDFRPVRIGDDFRESHGGHLLGSYHGVLGASLREMIGFVNEFNQKYPGELIIWDVHGDQAWNGDRNFHPLNQDDREALYAQFLDLEHRMSFPDNDTDVSQWSLSRFIGNKSSAVIVNFDETWRQMDGDKFPGSQHGFVTGRNFPLTHQWSNAAHVHDMVHDQVNRFHEVRPTPDSPVHIADWVVTQQGIQAALPTHSILEMAAGAWRSLFEDLWRQSTSETYPNWVAVDNVRGNQHKSLIMAMNHCLVAKKCGEMGGKVKMEAESG; encoded by the coding sequence ATGTTTCCTCCGCACTTAATTTTCGTCTTCTTTATTCTGGCCTCGCCAGTGGCAGGACTACCGATtctcagcagcaaggccacAGCCCCCATCAATTCCCAACCGGTAATTTTACAACAAGAGGGAGATGAGGATTCATCCCCCAACTCTCGACCAGCGACCCTGCACAATGAGTACAAAGAGCTGCTCTTCAACCCACGACCAGTACTTGGACACAAGGATAGTGGACAGTCGTTATTTTCCCGTGGCATGCAGAATATAGATCAGACTTGGATGGTTCTCATTAATGCCACTCCCTACACGTGGAAGAGGGGGTACATCCACCAGTACCAGATGCCTGACTGGCTAGATGACTGTCCCGAATACATTCTTCCTGGGCAGTCTATTTCCGTTTGGATCCAGCCGGCAGAAGGGTTTTTCAACTGGAGAGACTCTGGTGCCGATGTCGAGTACCGCCTTGTGGGCACCTCGAAACCAACGTCGTTCATGCTCAGGTTCAGCAACACCTACCCAAGCTCCCTCAAAATCGAGTTTCAGGATGAACTGTTCTCGTTAAATAATCTCAAGGATAGCAAACACGATCTCGGCGTGAACAAATTCCCCGGCGGCTCGGCTTTTATCCTCGCAGGCAAAGAAGGCGAGTTCATCACCAACGATCCGCCTATCGACTGGATGCAAGCCATGCTCCCTGAACTCGCCGACGTTCCCTTGCGAAACATTCTTCTCCCAAGGTCGCACCACTCTGGCATGTGGAAGAGCTTCCAGAGGGTTGGCTTTGGACAGCCGTCAAACACCCAGACTCAGAGCATCCATCTTCGCCATCAGCTCGGCAATGGCGGCATCCGCGTTCTTGATTTCCGTCCTGTCAGAATCGGAGACGACTTTCGCGAGTCACACGGAGGCCACCTACTCGGTTCGTACCATGGTGTCCTTGGGGCATCTCTGCGTGAGATGATTGGATTCGTCAACGAGTTCAACCAGAAGTATCCTGGCGAGCTGATCATCTGGGATGTGCACGGCGATCAAGCCTGGAACGGAGATCGTAATTTTCATCCACTGAATCAAGATGATCGAGAGGCTCTGTATGCCCAGTTCTTGGATTTAGAGCATAGAATGAGCTTCCCCGATAACGACACTGATGTCTCTCAGTGGTCTCTAAGCCGCTTCATCGGCAACAAGTCTTCTGCGGTCATTGTCAACTTTGACGAAACTTGGCGACAAATGGACGGCGACAAATTTCCTGGCAGCCAACACGGATTTGTAACGGGCAGAAATTTTCCTCTCACCCATCAGTGGAGCAATGCTGCGCACGTCCATGACATGGTTCATGATCAAGTGAACAGATTCCACGAAGTGCGTCCGACACCAGACAGCCCCGTACACATTGCTGACTGGGTTGTCACGCAGCAAGGCATACAAGCAGCGCTGCCTACGCACAGCATCCTGGAAATGGCAGCTGGGGCGTGGCGATCGCTGTTTGAGGATCTGTGGCGGCAATCGACGAGCGAAACGTATCCAAATTGGGTGGCGGTGGATAATGTCCGCGGGAACCAGCACAAGAGCCTGATTATGGCGATGAATCACTGCCTTGTAGCTAAGAAGTGTGGTGAAATGGGCGGCAAGGTTAAGATGGAGGCCGAGAGTGGGTAG
- a CDS encoding uncharacterized protein (EggNog:ENOG41) — translation MSGQQPQYYPPPPGAPPGQVHSPPQQQQQYAPPPQQQQPQQQYASPPPQQQYASPPQQQQFAPPPHPPQGTPGYAPPPQHTPSPQVQQPYQQAPPQQQQPAQFVGAVSTTDDVGTFNGGSYRISHRDSNTILTIQLANGAPIHAKPGAMVAMSPSITLKGHIKFSVKKIIAGGELSSSTFTGPGELILAPSSLGDITSIRLTGSETWSVGKDAYLAYTQGINKDYKRQGLGKAIFSGEGLFVYKVTGTGLLWVSSFGAIIRKDLAQGEKYIVDNGHLVAWNTSYVLERVASGGIISGLSSGEGLVCKFTGPGTVFMQTRNAQEFAAFIGGVAPQDV, via the exons ATGTCTGGCCAGCAACCCCAATACTATCCGC CTCCTCCCGGCGCGCCTCCAGGACAAG TGCATTCGCcgccgcaacagcaacaacagtaTGCGCCTCccccccagcagcagcagccgcagcagcagtatgcgtctcctccaccacagcagcagtatgCGTCTCcccctcagcagcaacagttTGCGCcccctcctcatcctccccaAGGAACGCCCGGCTATGCCCCCCCACCACAGCATACGCCGTCCCCTCAAGTCCAGCAGCCTTACCAACAGGCACcgccgcaacagcaacagccagcaCAGTTTGTTGGAGCCGTATCGACGACCGATGACGTTGGAACCTTTAACGGGGGAAGCTACCGCATTAGCCATCGCGATTCCAACACAATTCTTACTATCCAATTAGCCAACGGCGCCCCAATTCATGCCAAGCCAG GTGCCATGGTTGCCATGTCTCCGTCCATCACTCTCAAGGGCCATATCAAGTTTAGCGTCAAGAAGATCATTGCTGGCGGAGAACTCTCCAGCTCTACCTTTACGGGGCCTGGAGAACTTATTCTCGCGCCGTCGTCTCTGGGAGACATCACTAGCATTAGGCTGACCGGCAGTGAGACATGGTCGGTAGGAAAAGATGCCTATCTGGCTTATACGCAAGGCATAAACAAAGACTACAAGCGCCAAGGCTTGGGCAAAGCGATTTTCAGTGGGGAGGGCCTGTTTGTTTACAAGGTAACCGGAACTGGCCTGCTTTGGGTTTCAAGTTTTGGTGCCATCATCAGAAAAGAT CTTGCGCAAGGCGAAAAGTATATCGTGGATAACGGCCATCTGGTGGCGTGGAATACGAGCTATGTCTTGGAACGCGTTGCCTCAGGAGGCATCATTTCCGGCTTGTCTTCCGGAGAAGGCCTTGTTTGCAAGTTTACGGGCCCTGGTACGGTCTTTATGCAGACTAGAAACGCACAAGAGTTTGCTGCTTTTATTGGTGGTGTTGCTCCTCAGGATGTTTAG